A single genomic interval of Christensenellaceae bacterium 44-20 harbors:
- the dnaJ gene encoding molecular chaperone DnaJ → MANKDYYETLGVDKSASAEEIKKAYRQLAKKYHPDLNKDDESAAQKFKEVNEAYQVLSDDQKRAQYDQFGSAAFDGSAGGYGGYGGGFSGGGFGGFGDIFESFFGGGSAARRGGPTRGNDVEATLRITFEEAAFGVKKEVNIGRREACEHCHGTGAKPGSSVKTCPTCGGSGQVRQQQNSMFGSFMNITTCPNCRGQGKIIEEPCETCRGSGHVQQNRKISINIPAGIDNGQVITLSGQGDAGEKGGPAGDLLVYIQVRPHKTFRREGVNLYMEMPISFGQAALGCELEVPTLDGKVKYSIPAGTQTGTTFRLRGKGIKYLRQDLYGDLFVKMNVQIPRKLTEQQKQLIMELENIDAQSIPKKKKLFKK, encoded by the coding sequence AGGCCTATCGCCAGCTCGCCAAAAAGTATCACCCAGATCTCAATAAAGACGATGAGAGCGCCGCCCAGAAGTTCAAAGAGGTGAACGAGGCATATCAGGTGCTTTCGGACGATCAAAAGCGCGCACAGTACGATCAGTTCGGCTCGGCGGCGTTTGACGGGAGCGCGGGCGGCTATGGAGGCTATGGGGGCGGCTTTAGCGGCGGCGGGTTCGGCGGATTTGGAGATATTTTCGAGAGTTTCTTTGGCGGCGGCTCTGCGGCCAGAAGGGGCGGGCCAACCCGAGGCAACGACGTGGAGGCAACGCTGCGCATCACCTTTGAAGAAGCGGCCTTTGGTGTGAAAAAAGAGGTGAACATCGGGCGCAGAGAGGCCTGCGAGCATTGTCATGGAACGGGCGCCAAGCCGGGCAGCAGCGTCAAAACCTGCCCGACCTGCGGCGGCAGCGGCCAGGTGCGCCAGCAGCAGAACAGCATGTTTGGCAGCTTTATGAATATCACAACCTGCCCCAACTGCCGCGGTCAGGGCAAGATCATCGAAGAGCCCTGCGAAACCTGCCGGGGCAGCGGGCATGTTCAGCAGAACCGGAAGATCAGCATCAATATCCCGGCCGGCATCGACAACGGCCAGGTGATCACGCTTTCCGGCCAGGGCGATGCCGGGGAAAAGGGCGGCCCGGCGGGCGATTTGCTCGTCTATATTCAGGTGCGGCCGCACAAAACCTTTAGACGGGAAGGGGTCAACCTCTATATGGAGATGCCCATCAGCTTTGGCCAGGCGGCGCTGGGCTGTGAACTGGAAGTGCCCACGCTGGACGGCAAGGTGAAATATAGCATTCCGGCAGGCACGCAGACCGGGACGACTTTCCGCTTGCGCGGGAAGGGCATCAAGTATCTGCGGCAGGATTTGTACGGCGACCTGTTCGTCAAGATGAATGTGCAGATTCCGCGCAAGCTGACGGAACAGCAAAAACAGCTGATTATGGAGCTGGAAAATATCGATGCACAGAGCATCCCCAAAAAGAAAAAGCTCTTTAAGAAATAG
- a CDS encoding DeoR/GlpR family DNA-binding transcription regulator, translating to MARSDENVFAEERKQLIVELVNRQVKATVSSLCEEFGVSPATIRNDLRELEFAGLLKRTHGGAIRNKKTSYEKIYEERLVYRKEEKHAIGKAAAAMVQDGDTIIMDTGTTTLEMARFLTDVQGLTVVTNDLGIASYINRHINADLLVVGGFLRKHYNCFCGPLTISALDGLSVDKAFLSADGVSIEKGISTPNVDISMVRRAFIECADEKILLADHSKFGKTTFVKCAALSEIDVIVTDEKAEKKYLSRMREEGVEIEVAKLPRQAAKEKEQSLAAKEA from the coding sequence TTGGCTAGAAGCGATGAAAACGTATTCGCGGAAGAGCGCAAGCAGCTGATTGTCGAGCTTGTCAACCGGCAGGTGAAGGCCACGGTATCCAGCCTTTGCGAGGAATTCGGCGTCTCACCGGCGACCATCCGCAACGATCTGCGGGAGCTGGAGTTTGCCGGCCTTTTGAAGCGCACGCACGGCGGCGCGATTCGCAATAAAAAGACGAGCTACGAGAAGATATACGAAGAGCGGCTGGTCTACCGCAAAGAGGAAAAACACGCCATTGGCAAGGCGGCCGCGGCGATGGTGCAGGACGGCGATACCATCATCATGGATACAGGCACGACTACGCTGGAGATGGCGCGCTTTCTGACGGACGTCCAGGGGCTGACCGTCGTTACCAATGATCTTGGGATTGCCTCATATATCAACCGCCATATCAACGCAGATCTCCTGGTGGTCGGCGGGTTTTTGCGCAAGCACTATAACTGCTTTTGCGGGCCGCTGACGATTTCCGCACTGGATGGGCTGAGCGTGGACAAGGCGTTTCTCTCTGCGGACGGCGTCTCCATCGAAAAGGGCATTTCGACGCCGAATGTGGATATTTCCATGGTGCGCCGGGCGTTCATCGAGTGCGCAGACGAGAAGATTTTGCTGGCTGATCACTCCAAATTCGGCAAGACGACGTTCGTCAAGTGCGCGGCATTGAGCGAGATTGACGTCATCGTCACAGATGAAAAAGCCGAGAAAAAATATTTGAGCCGCATGCGGGAAGAGGGCGTGGAAATCGAGGTTGCCAAGCTGCCCCGGCAGGCGGCCAAGGAAAAAGAGCAGAGCCTTGCCGCAAAGGAGGCTTAA
- the nadE gene encoding NAD(+) synthase: protein MKMKQREILNALALDFARDHQSQEEYINAKIEEIKCATKEYLMGTGMKGFMLGLSGGIDSYVSAALVADAVRDISGLVHLLILPNGEQKDIGDALECADALTQRFSNITCETINIRPMYDGLLESIAPSCIREQADSYFLGNSQPRLRMVCQYALGKGLLVVGTDHATENITGYFTKYGDGGSDYNPMDGLIKPDIYAIAAQYGAPECVMKKAPAAGLGISSSDEEELGFTYEQLSQYLRGNLVEKDTMARIVSLYEKAEHKRHLPASPMNLWWKQKKEEASFIVVDMIHAFTDGSMACQNAEAAVKNTVSYLNEHPEHRVFYVRDYHPEDHCSFQEQGGPWPQHAVAGTKESQVEEAFYTELGKTINTPLERYNVFNKGSNPLEEEYSGFNAQNEQYGALKYNLTRKVIVSGIATEYCVKNTVMDLLKNGFEVAVLKDGLAYLEAQGHEEALAEMRAMGAQIIE, encoded by the coding sequence ATGAAAATGAAGCAGAGAGAAATTCTAAATGCACTTGCGCTGGATTTTGCGAGAGATCACCAGTCTCAGGAGGAGTATATCAACGCCAAAATTGAGGAGATCAAGTGCGCAACCAAGGAATATCTCATGGGCACCGGCATGAAAGGCTTTATGCTGGGGCTTTCGGGCGGCATCGACAGCTATGTCTCGGCGGCGCTTGTGGCAGATGCCGTGCGCGATATCAGCGGCCTGGTGCATCTGCTGATTTTGCCCAACGGCGAGCAGAAGGATATCGGCGATGCGCTGGAGTGCGCGGATGCCCTGACCCAGCGCTTTTCCAACATCACCTGCGAGACCATCAATATCCGCCCGATGTACGATGGCCTTTTGGAGAGCATAGCTCCAAGCTGCATTCGGGAGCAGGCGGATTCCTATTTCCTCGGAAACTCTCAGCCCAGGCTGCGCATGGTTTGCCAGTATGCGCTGGGCAAAGGGCTGCTTGTGGTGGGGACGGACCACGCCACGGAAAACATCACCGGGTATTTTACCAAATACGGCGACGGCGGCAGCGATTACAATCCGATGGACGGCCTGATCAAGCCGGATATCTACGCCATTGCCGCGCAGTACGGCGCGCCCGAGTGCGTCATGAAAAAAGCGCCGGCGGCAGGGCTTGGCATCTCCAGTTCGGATGAGGAGGAACTGGGCTTTACCTATGAGCAGCTTTCCCAGTATCTCCGGGGCAACCTGGTGGAGAAGGATACCATGGCGCGTATCGTCTCGCTGTATGAAAAAGCCGAGCATAAGCGGCATTTGCCCGCTTCGCCCATGAACCTCTGGTGGAAGCAGAAGAAGGAGGAGGCCAGCTTTATCGTCGTAGATATGATCCATGCGTTTACGGATGGCAGCATGGCCTGCCAGAATGCCGAGGCCGCAGTGAAAAATACTGTTTCCTACCTGAACGAGCATCCCGAGCACCGGGTATTCTATGTGCGCGACTATCACCCGGAAGATCACTGCTCTTTCCAGGAGCAGGGCGGCCCCTGGCCGCAGCACGCCGTTGCCGGCACAAAGGAGAGCCAGGTGGAGGAGGCGTTCTATACGGAGCTTGGAAAGACCATCAACACGCCTCTGGAGCGCTATAATGTGTTCAACAAGGGGAGCAACCCGCTGGAAGAGGAATACTCTGGCTTTAACGCGCAAAACGAGCAGTACGGTGCGCTCAAGTATAACCTGACGCGCAAAGTGATCGTGAGCGGTATCGCCACGGAATACTGCGTGAAGAACACCGTCATGGATCTGCTGAAAAATGGGTTTGAAGTCGCCGTCCTGAAAGATGGCCTGGCCTACCTGGAAGCGCAGGGGCATGAAGAGGCGCTGGCCGAGATGCGGGCAATGGGCGCTCAGATTATCGAATAA